Proteins encoded in a region of the Bacteroidia bacterium genome:
- a CDS encoding T9SS type A sorting domain-containing protein — MLNQLKPQYPMKKGLRPDFKGTMKFFAVLLLITAALPLQAAKYYWVGGSGNWTDLSHWVSTSGGTKQYLTLPGKYDDVIFDANSGFTSTSNVVTLDSTGHCKNMDWSAATNTPVFTDVNAGYFLYVTGNMNLVSGMTFDINTVQIEDLDMWPSYIEERFRTINTNGVTFNANLILTGDDHLQFLGNLDLAGNDLFLNANYSIDARNITVTCRNLFANGNAEVDFRNATLVCTEAMTINNANSWYMDGSSVTVSAGISAPFWTEWNNLTVSGSPADAAQNVNVYLPGASINNFTINMASTWTGNMNVSTDWPGTNARHFNVSVANASNNLHFDGDWSVYSTANISATAGKIYFDNGSFDATNSDSTTIGAGTNLFIAPGESVGSSRFILNGTATDTVRVHSTQDGNSASFYATSGYHCFDFVSFKDIDATNGNNLNAPVASDKGNNSGITFAATCGDTVEVFVTNDPSSLSICTGTQFTITYSYYGATLSPSNFFLLERSDDEGNWVGDIIDAKNDSVLGNTVYNGTFTMNMSSLNYNASKNYRFRVRATDLPGSGYSVANPTNVALGYSPYASFSVGFQNVVPGQVVFEGWDFDGLPPFTFSYTDGTSIINSTTNEMSVREYTTSVSDKSYSILNVYNTCGIGSYGGGYDVDMSNGYQNEAPSATLFGDTTICREYFGGNDYVNVWAMISNVDDPSDYDIYYEESENGNYNNINMSDFADFVNEYPNESLVAFKPLFIQNENTGGFFDNVSGLIHDVINARPRANLSLAPNQQTTICQGSSTMLQVDFEKGNAPWDLTYDAGGSPITVNGITANPYFLTVSPYSDITYDMNTLFASVTSGTCSSELYANNGNVTVNVQTPATVSLLSGDSAITYCTSTNAGDTFKLEIDIQGGQAPYSVSMFDGTNNFAISNLSGADTVLIPLFPSATTTYTITGISSGGVCPSGLVNAVPVVATVTSFTSLNATLSGTQAICAMTPATLTLAVNGSFPATLVVNHGGMMDTISGIMSSPYHFYVAPTTNTTYSIVSIKNKCGAGSGTGTATVTVNNLPVNAAFNVIPQGNNTYRFVNTSVGATSYTWNFGDGTVFTTTTADTTHTYANAGIYQVTLTASNQCNIQNATQTVSNAVAVDNALEAAEIRVYPNPSNGLFNLEVAGVDQSVNVSIENIQGQVVYQNVVNGNGRVELNIQNQAAGIYMLHLSTEQGRVVRKLIVQ; from the coding sequence ATGTTAAACCAATTGAAACCACAATATCCGATGAAAAAAGGACTTAGACCTGATTTCAAGGGGACGATGAAGTTCTTCGCCGTTCTCCTGTTAATCACTGCAGCCCTCCCGCTGCAAGCCGCAAAGTACTACTGGGTGGGCGGTTCCGGAAACTGGACCGACCTTAGCCACTGGGTAAGCACCTCAGGTGGAACCAAGCAGTATCTCACTCTCCCCGGAAAGTACGATGATGTTATCTTCGACGCCAACTCCGGCTTTACCTCCACCAGCAATGTCGTTACACTTGACTCTACAGGTCACTGTAAAAACATGGACTGGTCTGCCGCTACCAACACTCCCGTATTCACTGATGTAAATGCAGGTTATTTCCTGTATGTTACCGGTAATATGAATCTGGTATCCGGTATGACCTTTGATATTAATACCGTACAAATCGAAGATCTCGACATGTGGCCTTCCTACATTGAGGAGCGCTTCCGTACCATTAATACAAACGGTGTAACTTTCAATGCCAACCTCATTCTGACTGGTGATGATCACCTTCAGTTCCTGGGTAACCTGGATCTGGCTGGTAATGACCTGTTCCTGAATGCCAATTATTCCATTGATGCACGCAACATCACAGTAACCTGCCGCAACCTGTTTGCCAATGGTAACGCTGAAGTTGATTTCAGAAACGCCACTCTGGTATGTACTGAAGCCATGACGATCAACAATGCTAATTCCTGGTACATGGACGGTTCTTCCGTAACTGTAAGCGCTGGTATTTCTGCTCCATTCTGGACTGAGTGGAACAACCTGACCGTTTCCGGTTCTCCTGCCGATGCAGCTCAGAATGTAAATGTTTACCTTCCCGGTGCCAGCATCAACAACTTCACCATTAACATGGCTTCTACCTGGACTGGTAACATGAATGTAAGCACTGACTGGCCAGGTACAAATGCCCGTCACTTTAATGTTTCTGTTGCCAATGCTTCCAATAACCTCCATTTCGATGGTGACTGGAGTGTGTACAGCACTGCCAACATCAGCGCAACTGCCGGTAAAATTTACTTTGACAATGGTAGCTTTGATGCAACCAACAGCGACTCCACTACAATCGGTGCCGGTACCAACCTGTTCATCGCTCCAGGTGAGTCTGTAGGTTCTTCCAGGTTCATTCTGAATGGTACTGCTACTGACACAGTACGCGTACACTCCACTCAGGATGGTAACTCTGCTTCCTTCTACGCTACTTCCGGCTATCATTGCTTTGATTTCGTTTCCTTCAAGGACATCGATGCTACTAACGGTAATAACCTGAATGCTCCTGTTGCTTCTGACAAAGGAAACAACTCCGGTATTACTTTTGCCGCTACTTGTGGTGACACAGTAGAAGTGTTCGTAACCAACGATCCTTCCAGCCTGTCCATTTGTACTGGTACTCAGTTTACCATCACTTACTCCTACTACGGTGCAACTCTTTCTCCTTCCAACTTCTTCCTCCTCGAGCGTTCTGATGATGAAGGAAACTGGGTAGGTGATATCATTGATGCTAAGAATGACAGCGTTCTGGGTAATACCGTGTACAATGGTACTTTCACCATGAACATGTCTTCTCTGAACTACAATGCTTCTAAGAACTATCGTTTCCGTGTTCGTGCTACGGATCTTCCCGGTTCCGGTTATTCCGTTGCCAACCCGACCAATGTTGCTCTGGGTTATTCCCCATACGCCAGCTTCTCTGTAGGTTTCCAGAATGTGGTTCCCGGTCAGGTAGTTTTCGAAGGCTGGGATTTTGATGGTCTGCCTCCGTTCACCTTCTCTTACACTGATGGTACTTCCATCATCAATTCTACTACAAACGAAATGTCTGTAAGAGAATACACTACCTCCGTTTCTGACAAATCCTACTCTATCCTGAATGTATACAATACCTGCGGTATTGGTAGCTACGGTGGTGGATACGATGTTGACATGAGCAACGGTTACCAGAATGAGGCTCCTTCCGCTACTTTGTTTGGTGATACTACCATCTGCCGCGAATACTTCGGTGGTAATGACTATGTAAATGTATGGGCCATGATCAGCAATGTTGATGATCCTTCTGATTACGATATTTACTACGAAGAGTCAGAAAATGGTAACTACAATAACATCAACATGAGCGATTTCGCTGACTTCGTAAATGAGTATCCTAACGAAAGCCTCGTTGCCTTCAAGCCTTTGTTCATTCAGAATGAGAATACCGGTGGTTTCTTTGATAATGTTTCTGGTTTGATCCACGATGTTATCAATGCCCGTCCTCGTGCCAATCTTAGCCTGGCTCCGAATCAGCAGACTACCATCTGCCAGGGTTCTTCTACCATGCTGCAGGTTGACTTCGAAAAAGGTAATGCTCCCTGGGATCTTACTTACGATGCAGGTGGTTCCCCAATCACTGTAAACGGTATCACTGCCAATCCTTACTTCCTGACTGTATCTCCTTACTCTGATATCACTTACGATATGAATACCCTGTTTGCCAGCGTAACTTCCGGAACTTGTTCCAGCGAACTGTATGCAAACAACGGTAACGTAACTGTGAACGTTCAGACTCCTGCTACTGTTTCTCTGTTGTCCGGTGATTCTGCTATCACTTATTGCACAAGCACCAACGCAGGTGATACTTTCAAACTGGAAATCGACATCCAGGGTGGTCAGGCTCCTTACTCTGTGAGCATGTTCGATGGTACGAATAACTTCGCCATCTCCAACCTGAGCGGTGCTGACACAGTATTGATTCCGTTGTTCCCAAGCGCTACTACCACTTACACCATCACTGGTATCTCTTCCGGCGGTGTTTGTCCTTCCGGTCTGGTTAACGCTGTACCTGTTGTAGCTACTGTAACCTCTTTCACCTCCCTCAATGCTACATTGAGCGGTACTCAGGCTATTTGCGCTATGACTCCTGCTACCCTGACTCTGGCTGTTAATGGTTCTTTCCCTGCTACCCTGGTTGTTAACCATGGCGGTATGATGGACACCATCAGCGGTATCATGAGCAGTCCGTACCATTTCTATGTAGCTCCTACCACTAACACTACTTACAGCATTGTAAGCATTAAGAATAAGTGTGGAGCTGGTTCTGGTACTGGTACTGCTACCGTTACAGTGAATAATCTTCCTGTAAATGCTGCTTTCAACGTTATTCCTCAGGGTAACAATACTTACCGTTTCGTTAATACTTCCGTAGGTGCTACTAGCTACACCTGGAACTTCGGTGATGGTACAGTATTCACTACTACTACTGCGGATACTACTCACACTTACGCTAATGCCGGTATCTATCAGGTAACCCTGACTGCCAGCAACCAGTGTAACATTCAGAATGCTACACAGACTGTATCTAACGCTGTTGCAGTAGATAACGCTCTGGAAGCTGCTGAAATCCGTGTGTATCCGAATCCGTCCAACGGTTTGTTCAATCTGGAAGTTGCCGGTGTTGATCAGTCTGTAAACGTGTCCATCGAAAACATTCAGGGTCAGGTTGTATATCAGAACGTAGTAAATGGTAATGGTCGTGTGGAACTGAATATTCAGAACCAGGCTGCCGGTATCTACATGCTGCACCTGAGTACTGAACAGGGCCGTGTTGTTCGTAAACTGATCGTTCAGTAA
- a CDS encoding helix-turn-helix domain-containing protein — translation MQNVIKRFITARKHLRLTQADLATSLGFKQSYISNIEKGRNEVTSNIIIAMYRLYNISPEWLITGQGNIMSSFGDPSGNNSTAPEGPPLEEGADHHDYSDPMLVESMQQTIRSQETTIQMQEKVIRMLEAEVSRLKSEQNP, via the coding sequence ATGCAAAATGTAATCAAAAGATTCATCACTGCCCGAAAGCACCTCCGGCTGACACAGGCAGACCTGGCCACAAGCCTGGGGTTCAAGCAGTCCTATATTTCCAACATCGAAAAGGGACGCAATGAGGTTACTTCCAACATCATCATTGCCATGTACCGTTTGTACAACATCTCTCCGGAATGGCTCATTACCGGACAGGGAAATATCATGTCTTCGTTTGGTGATCCGAGTGGAAATAATAGCACCGCACCGGAAGGACCGCCCCTGGAGGAAGGAGCTGATCACCACGACTACTCTGACCCCATGCTGGTAGAATCCATGCAACAAACCATCCGGTCTCAGGAAACCACCATTCAAATGCAGGAAAAAGTAATCCGGATGCTGGAAGCTGAAGTTTCCAGACTCAAATCCGAACAAAATCCCTAA
- a CDS encoding DUF4293 domain-containing protein, with product MLQRKQSLFLLTSALCMFVMLAAPYWKISDAAHTVVLSGGSMELTTADGLQTVMGPLEDGMQLMMTLWLTISGLLALVLIFLFKDRPRQALIAGILMVIELLTGVSAGWMVSQMEAKLTEAGASDLISGYEWGAALPVVAMVFAWLARRSILKDEALVRSVDRLR from the coding sequence ATGTTGCAACGGAAACAATCCCTCTTTTTACTCACTTCTGCACTATGCATGTTCGTCATGCTGGCTGCTCCATATTGGAAAATTTCAGATGCTGCCCACACCGTGGTGCTTTCAGGGGGGAGTATGGAATTAACGACAGCCGATGGTCTTCAGACGGTTATGGGGCCACTGGAGGATGGAATGCAACTGATGATGACGCTGTGGCTGACGATATCGGGCCTGTTGGCCCTGGTGCTGATATTTTTGTTCAAAGACCGGCCGCGCCAGGCTTTGATAGCCGGAATTTTGATGGTGATTGAACTCCTGACCGGGGTTTCTGCCGGGTGGATGGTGAGTCAGATGGAAGCGAAACTGACAGAGGCAGGGGCATCTGACCTGATTTCCGGCTACGAGTGGGGGGCAGCTTTGCCTGTGGTAGCCATGGTATTTGCCTGGCTTGCCCGTCGTAGCATTTTAAAAGACGAAGCGCTGGTTCGATCCGTGGACCGTTTGCGCTAA